One window of the Hippoglossus hippoglossus isolate fHipHip1 chromosome 9, fHipHip1.pri, whole genome shotgun sequence genome contains the following:
- the adgra2 gene encoding adhesion G protein-coupled receptor A2, which produces MTGGGGAAEVRSSRRTMFAPGVGIPLLPGRVVLMLLLLLAASGPRLSQACPGLLASTSGCSCTDERSKAHGAQALGRRVSCTKEELTEPPDPSLMPNRTVTLIMSHNKIRVLKNGSFFGLYALEKLDLKHNLISTITPGAFQGLSELRKLDLSNNRIGCLTADMFQGLTNLTKLNLSGNIISTMDPGVFQELPSLKLVNFNSDHLSCDCGLRWVPGFFRSSSARLGDETLCAYPRSLKGKPLRGLRESQLSCDGPLELHTLSLLPSQRQVVFKGDRLPFHCTAALVDKITTLHWRQNGQLVTSNPEMGVQLEDSVLHDCTFITSELILFNVHVEASGEWECVVSTGRGNTSLSVEIVVLENSASFCPEDKVVNNRGEFRWPRTLAGITSQQYCLQLRYPSLSVEGGIEQKKASRYCDRSGKWQDGDYSNCHYTNGITRVLHTFILKPINASNAVTVAHQVRTYTLEAAGFTDSVDVLYVAQMMEKFMEFVRPLRELSEVLVEMGSNLMQVDDQILALAQREKRACSSIVYSLETLAWPQLHSHAQDFSMVSRNIVMEAHLIRPAHFTGITCTAYQRREVSVGSLGLDMAESSHEQQLRFRCSTGSHNTSLNNFLLKNSVALASVTLPATLFPPDTTADCKLQFVAFRTGSFFPLSGNSSNTGDHNRRRSVNTPVVFVGLEGCSVWNHSEPIWVSLRHLSPGSDAVAAQWSLKGQERQGAWSQEGCQLVHSDSSTSTMRCSLLSNYAVLQEVPDFPRSTPMSVAVLHPVVYACTAVLLLCLFTIIITHILHHSTIHISRKSWHTLLNTCFHIAMTTAIYAGGISLTSYPVVCQAVGIALHYSSLSTLLWIGVSARVIYKETVWRLPRQLEGESPVPPTQRPMLRFYLIAGGVPLIICGITAAVNVNNYGDNSPYCWLVWRPSLGSFFVPAGLVVLVTWIYFLFTVFRLRHRVAKECTGTTLSSPVTESQPALAGSTSLLSTDSVVGPINTAVAPEDQYSLKTQFLVLVATHFLFVALWCAGAMAMWLTEHTSLLFSCLYGMAATILGLFLVVHHCFRRMDVQASWLACCPGYRRSHPMSTYTHTCTTGSGVQTSEQGSQLFINCHPPADSHNSSSARSSSTPSGISSVGPGPCKLTNLLQVAQESPNNQSVTRTPASNNTSTSTDNTTKPTNNTLPSNNAAAPVHPQRRKVSSRTKQGSSQYHHRSEGRGHYRLKALRTAAGGGSLGALGPTGLEHLSSSHGVNKQATSENGSIHHSLSENQASPLTNGKRVGETLATSPSEGSDGGSSGSRKPFPLLPSMASRVAMQGAQRRCASRDNLKLAAAAERETKRCSYPLNSATTTVPGAAAPNGTLKNSGVLELEQDMSGTDQSQSSVGMKSSLWKSETTV; this is translated from the exons gATAATGAGCCACAACAAAATCCGAGTTCTGAAGAACGGATCCTTCTTTGGACTCTACGCTCTGGAAAAGCT GGACCTCAAGCACAACTTAATCAGCACCATCACGCCTGGAGCCTTCCAGGGCCTGTCCGAGCTTCGGAAACT CGACCTATCCAACAACCGCATTGGCTGCCTGACTGCCGACATGTTCCAGGGACTGACCAACCTCACCAAACT GAACCTCTCTGGCAACATCATATCCACCATGGACCCAGGAGTGTTTCAGGAACTGCCGTCCCTCAAGCTAGT AAACTTCAACTCAGACCACCTGTCGTGTGACTGCGGGTTGCGTTGGGTCCCGGGCTTCTTTCGCAGCAGTTCCGCCAGGTTGGGGGACGAAACGCTGTGCGCCTACCCCAGGAGCCTAAAGGGAAAGCCCCTGCGTGGACTGAGGGAGAGTCAGCTGAGCTGTG ACGGTCCGCTGGAGCTGCACACCCTGTCGCTGCTGCCGTCCCAGCGTCAGGTGGTCTTCAAAGGGGATCGGCTGCCCTTCCACTGCACAGCCGCCTTGGTGGACAAGATCACCACTCTGCACTGGCGTCAAAACGGTCAGCTGGTGACCTCTAACCCAGAAATGGGTGTCCAGCTGGAGGACAGTGTGCTGCACGACTGCACCTTCATCACCAG TGAGCTGATTCTATTCAACGTACATGTGGAGGCCAGTGGAGAGTGGGAGTGTGTGGTTTCCACTGGGCGCGGTAATACGTCTCTCAGTGTTGAAATAGTGGTGCTGGAGAACAGTGCCTCCTTCTGTCCAGAGGATAAAGTTGTCAACAACCGTGGGGAGTTCAG GTGGCCAAGAACCCTGGCAGGCATCACCTCCCAACAATACTGCCTACAGCTGCGTTACCCTTCCCTGTCTGTGGAGGGGGGTATTGAGCAGAAAAAGGCCTCTCGGTACTGTGATCGTTCTGGAAAGTGGCAGGACGGGGACTACTCCAACTGTCATTACACCAACGGCATCACCCGTGTCCTGCATACCTTCATTTTG AAGCCAATCAATGCGTCCAACGCCGTCACTGTTGCACATCAGGTGCGCACGTACACCCTGGAGGCTGCAGGCTTCACTGACTCAGTAGACGTGTTGTACGTGGCTCAAATGATGGAGAAGTTCATGGAATTTGTCCGACCTCTGCGGGAG ttgTCAGAGGTGCTGGTTGAGATGGGCAGTAACCTGATGCAGGTGGACGACCAGATCCTCGCTCTcgctcagagagagaagagagccTGCAGCTCCATCGTCTACTCTCTGGAGACACTGGCCTGGCCTCAGCTACACAGTCATGCTCAGGACTTCTCCATG GTGTCCAGGAACATTGTGATGGAGGCCCACCTAATCCGACCGGCCCACTTCACTGGTATAACCTGCACTGCGTACCAGCGTCGTGAGGTCTCAGTGGGCAGCCTGGGATTAGACATGGCAGAGTCCAGCCATGAACAGCAGCTTCGGTTCCGCTGCAGCACTGGCTCCCATAACACCTCCCTCAACAATTTTCTACTAAAG AATTCAGTGGCCCTGGCGTCTGTGACTCTTCCAGCGACTCTGTTTCCTCCTGATACTACTGCCGACTGTAAACTGCAGTTTGTAGCCTTCAGAACCGGcagcttctttcctctgtctggAAACTCGAGTAACACTGGGGATCACAACCGCAGACGAAGTGTCAACACTCCCGTCGTCTTTGTAGGCCTAG AGGGCTGCAGCGTGTGGAACCACTCAGAGCCTATCTGGGTGTCACTGCGCCACTTGTCCCCTGGTTCTGATGCTGTGGCAGCCCAGTGGAGCCTGAAGGGACAGGAGAGGCAGGGAGCATGGAGCCAGGAGGGCTGTCAGCTGGtccacagtgacagcagcaccTCCACCATGCGCTGCTCTCTGCTCAGCAACTATGCTGTGCTGCAG GAGGTGCCAGACTTCCCCAGATCCACACCCATGTCTGTAGCCGTGCTCCACCCTGTGGTGTACGCCTGCACTGCagtgctgctcctctgcctcttcaccatcatcatcacacacatacTACATCACAG CACTATTCACATATCGAGAAAGAGCTGGCACACATTACTGAACACCTGCTTCCACATCGCCATGACAACAGCCATATACGCAGGAGGCATAAGCTTGACCAGCTACCCAGTGGTCTGTCAAGCA GTGGGCATTGCGCTGCACTACTCGTCGCTGTCGACCCTGCTGTGGATCGGAGTCAGCGCCAGGGTCATCTACAAAGAGACGGTGTGGAGATTGCCGCGGCAGCTGGAGGGAGAGTCTCCTGTTCCACCTACTCAGCGACCAATGCTCAG GTTCTATTTGATAGCTGGGGGAGTTCCTCTTATCATTTGTGGGATCACTGCAGCTGTCAATGTCAACAACTATGGAGACAACAGCCCTTA CTGCTGGCTGGTGTGGCGCCCCAGTCTAGGGTCTTTCTTTGTCCCTGCTGGCCTGGTGGTGTTGGTGACCTGGATCTATTTCCTGTTCACTGTATTTCGCCTGAGGCACCGTGTGGCCAAAGAATGCACAGGAACCACCCTGTCCTCTCCTGTGACCGAGAGCCAGCCCGCGCTGGCTGGAAGCACCAGCCTGCTCTCCACAGACTCAGTGGTGGGACCCataaacactgctgtggctcCAGAGGACCAGTACTCACTGAAGACACAGTTCTTAGTGCTGGTGGCCACTCACTTTCTGTTTGTGGCTCTGTGGTGTGCTGGGGCCATGGCTATGTGGCTGACAGAGCACACTAGTTTGTTGTTCAGCTGCCTCTATGGGATGGCTGCCACCATCTTGGGGCTGTTTCTGGTGGTGCACCACTGCTTCAGACGAATGGATGTGCAGGCCTCGTGGCTGGCATGTTGCCCAGGCTACCGCCGTTCTCATCCTATGTCgacttacacacacacctgcactaCCGGGAGTGGAGTGCAGACTTCTGAGCAAGGATCCCAACTTTTCATCAACTGCCATCCACCCGCTGACTCTCATAACTCCTCATCAGCTAGGTCGTCATCCACGCCAAGTGGGATCAGCAGCGTGGGCCCCGGGCCCTGCAAGCTCACCAACTTGTTACAGGTGGCACAAGAGAGTCCAAACAATCAATCAGTTACACGCACCCCTGCAAGCAACAACACTAGCACAAGTACCGACAACACCACCAAGCCAACAAACAATACTCTGCCCTCCAATAACGCTGCAGCCCCAGTGCATCCCCAGAGAAGGAAAGTAAGTAGCAGAACTAAACAAGGGAGCAGTCAGTATCACCATCGGAGTGAGGGGAGAGGTCACTATCGTCTCAAAGCTCTAAGGACCGCTGCAGGTGGGGGCAGCCTTGGCGCTTTGGGGCCCACAGGTTTAGAGCACCTCAGCTCCTCTCATGGGGTTAACAAACAGGCCACGAGTGAGAACGGCAGCATTCACCACAGCCTCTCAGAGAACCAGGCCAGCCCACTGACAAATGGGAAGCGGGTGGGGGAGACACTGGCCACAAGCCCCTCAGAGGGAAGCGACGGCGGCAGCAGTGGGAGCCGCAAGCCCTTCCCCCTCCTGCCTTCCATGGCCAGCAGAGTGGCAATGCAAGGTGCTCAGAGACGATGCGCCAGCAGAGACAATTTGAAactggcagctgctgcagagcggGAGACGAAGCGCTGTTCGTACCCCTTGAACAGTGCCACGACCACTGTGCCAGGGGCCGCTGCCCCAAATGGCACCCTAAAAAACTCTGGagtgctggagctggagcaggataTGAGTGGCACTGACCAGTCGCAGAGCTCTGTTGGAATGAAGAGCAGCTTGTGGAAAAGTGAAACCACAGTGTAA